The Thalassomonas actiniarum genome contains the following window.
TCATCATGAGCTAAGTTCGTTTGTACTGAACAAACAACCAATAACGGGTATGGCCTGGGGGGAGTTAATGCCGCAAGGTTGGAGTGCTACTACCAGTTATGCCAAAGCACTTGGGGTTAATTGGTCGGATGAACCTGATTATATCAACGGCTTTTTATCAAAGTATGCCGAAACCTCTGTCGAGAATGACTTTAACACCTACGCTGAATTTGTTTTTTCCAATCCCACTGAGTTAGTGAAACTTGCCAACAGCTATCCTTTGGTTGCCAAAAAATTACGGCTATTTATTGATGCTTATAGCCGGATATCACCGGCGATGACGGCTTTTTTTGAACAAACATCACTTACTGCGGCAGCCGCTGCGCCTGAGCGGTTTTCAAAAGTCGATTCGGTGCAAATAATGACTATCCCTAAACCTACTGTGATTTATCAAGAAGATAAATCACAGTAGCATCTGTTTACGATAAAACAACCAAGCAAGACAGGCATAAATTAGTGTTCGTCTGTTTCGTGCTGTTTGTCATCTTGGGATTTTAAACGTTTACGGGTTTCGAGTGCTTCGGTGATAAGTCTCCGGGCAATCCAGGCAACACTTCTTTCATCCGCCTGGGCTAAAGTACGGAGCGCATCACCTGTCTCTGTATCTACCCTTACGGTTATTATGTCTATCTTTTTCATGCTGGTAGTTTATGTACGTTTTTGGCAAAGGCCGCTAGCTCTTCTTTGAGCCAGAGGCTGCTGCGGTTAAAGCCATAAACAGTGATGCCATTCATGTCACCATTCCTCAAGAATACTGCGGCAGCGCCTAAATAGCCTTGCCGGGAGGAGCTACAAGCGTGGCGGCGGGGGTGAACTGCATTGCCAGTGGTAGAAGGTTGTTGGCCGTGGGGTTTAAGGTGCTCTTTTATAAAAAGATTTGTTGAAAAAACTTTAGTCGGGTTTAACTCTGGCATATCATTATGTTTAGCCATTGTGGATACTTCACGTATCTATCTTGGTTAGCTATCTCTGGGTGTGCCTGCACTCAGGGGTAGCGCTTGTTGTTAATTCATTAGCAAATTGCTGCTCTTGAAATACCTCCTTTGGTAATCATTTCACCACCCATTTATATAGTAGAAAAAGTGGGATAAATCGACAGAAAAAGAAGCCTTTTTTAGATAAAAATCCGCTATTTTTTATATTTGAGATGCCTAAAAATTATCGATTGAAACTTATTTTAACACTATGAAATTTAAGTGTTAATTCTTCTGGTAAGAAATGCGGATTGTTGTCTTGATGGTGCCTGTTCGGGCAGGAATGAAGGCCGGTTACTAATTGACTCTTCATTAGCTTTTCTTAAGGCTTGGCAAGCCATTGGTTTAGGTGCAATATCGGCTGCCTTTTATTGTTCTTCATTCAGGAAAAATTCAGATTTTGCTCAGATAAGATTCAGGCTGGCTTGGTTTAATAAAGGTGACAAAAGTGATTTCGGGCCAAGGGGTATCAGGGAGAGTTAACTGGTATCAAAGCAACCCGGCTTTTGTCGGTTATTCGCCTGTTATCTTGTCATATTACCCCTATGAAGGGGGAGTCGCGAGGCAGGATAACGTTATTGTTAATGGTGGTTGCCTCTGGTTATGCCTGTATAGCTAAGGAAAATTAGAGTGCAGCGAACCCGTTTAAAGGTGTTAAGACAATGAAAGCTTTGAAAAAATCACTTATATATAGTGCCTGTTGCGCCGCGTTTTTTTCTTCGGCAGCAATTTACGCCGATGATGACGATGAAGAGGATCTTCCGTTATCGGAAGCCCAGCTGTTTTTTGAACTCAATGATACCGACGGCGATCTGGGTATCCACGGAAAGGCCGACGGCGATGCCTGGAAGCGTTTGAGAATTGAGAGCCCCAACGACAGGGTCTTGCTGGATATCAAGGTCAAAAGCCGGCTGAAAAAACAGGGGCTGACGGAGTTGTTCTTTGAGTCGGCAGAGCCAACCTTCGACGAGCTGGATCCGGATAAGTTCTTCAGGCGTTTCCCGGAAGGGGAATACGAGATTGAAGCCATCACCCTCGATGGCGAGGAGCTTGAAGGCGAAGTGATGCTCTCCCATGTGATCCCCGCCGCTCCCGACGGCTTAATGCTGAGCTATGCGGTTGACTGCGACGATGACGAGGAAGCCGATGACGAAGGCGAGTGCGAGGAAAGCGAAGAGGTGCCGCCTGCCGAATTTGAACGGGATGATGAAGGCAATAGTGAGCTTGTCTGTATGGAGCTGGAAGGTGTTAGTGAGCCTGAGGTGACGTTAAGCTGGGAGCCGGTCACTATGTCCCATAAAGAGAAAGGCACTACGGCGCCCCATGGCCATTACTTAGGTAAGGCCGGGGAGGTTAACGTCCACCATTATGAAGTGGTGATTGAAACCGAAACCGAAGACGAATTAGAGGTGGTTTCCAGCACTTTGTTGCCGCCGGATATAACCAGCTTTGAATTTCCCGAAGAGATCATGGAGCTGAGTGATGAGTTTAAGTTTGAAATTTTGATCAGGGATGTAAACGGCAACCAGTCTGCCACCGAAGCCTGCTTTGAGATAGATGACTGAAGCTTCTGTGTTTTAAGCTATTGAGCCGCAAGAGCGTATCAGAGTGCTTTTGCGGCTTAGCCTTGTTCTTCGGCCGGTGTGTTAAGCATTACGTGAAGGGGGAATTTTTCCGCTGTTAACCTAAATGAAAAGTAGAACTCGGGCTGCCATCAGAGGCGGGCGAGATTATTGCCCGGGGAAGTGGCGGTGTTAATCGTCGATATCAATTTCACTATAAAGAAATTTGTGGTTTAAGCTGATGGCGGCTTCATAGATTTTCCCCTTATATTTGAAATCGACCTCATAGACCTTTTGGTTTTCAAAGATTTCATAGTCAATCTCCAGGATTTTTACCCGGGAAAAGCCGTGCCGACGCAGGATCTTTTTGACTTTTCGTTCGCTGATATGGATCTTTTCCGGGATGTCGCCGTGAATGACTGGCGGCTTTGCTTCTTCACTAAGGTCTTTAGCGGTCTCCTGGCCAAACAAAGGGCCAGACAAGGGGGCAGACAATAAACAAGCCAGCATCAGGAAAAGCGGATAAATGACTCTGGTGGGCATGGCTGATCTCCTGCTGTATTTTTCCCGTTTTGTTAGCTTAAAACAACCAGCTTAAGATTGGCTAAATTTTCCGGTTAAATTTTTATTTCCCTGAGTCCGGCGCTATTTTCTTTTCTTCAGCAAACCTTCAGCTTCGGGTATTAGTCTAGAATTATCCATGACATTCCGGCGGTTAAGTATCTGATAAAGGTGTTGGCATTTATGAAGTTACTGATCATTGAAGATTCGGAAAGATTGAGGAAAAGCTTAGAGCTGGGGCTGACCCGGCTTGATTTTACCGTAGCCGCCACCGGCGACGGCAGTAAAGGTCTGGAGCTGGCGTTATATCAGGATTACGACTTAATTATTTTGGATCTGATGTTGCCCTCTCTGGATGGCCTCAGCATTTTAAAAACCCTGCGTGCGAAAAAGAAAAATACGGCGGTATTGATCCTGTCCGCCAAAGACGAGCTCCAGGACAGGGTCAAGGGTCTGGAAATAGGCGCCGACGATTACCTGTGCAAACCCTTTGCCTTTGATGAACTTCATGCCCGGATCAACTGCCTGCTGCGCCGGGCCCATCATATCGAGCTGGCCACCATAGAAATTGCCGGCCTGGTGATAGATGTCGCCCTGCGCCAGGTGATGTTTAAAGACGAGCTGATCAAGCTGACGCCGCATGAATACACGATTTTTGAACACCTGGCAGCGAACCGCGGCCGGATCATTACCTATGCCAGCCTGGAAAACTACCTGTACGATAATTTTGCCACCGTGACCCGCAATGCCATAGAGGCACATGTGTCGGCGCTCAGGCGCAAGCTGAGGCAGGCCTGTGGTGATGCCGTGATTAAAACCCGGCGTGGCTTTGGTTACCTGATTGAAAAAGCTTAGTGCCGGAGGTTTCTGGCATAGAGCAATAAGGGGTTTAACTATGGTAAAGCCAGATAGTAAGAAATGCCATCCTGATAAAGGAGAGCGATGAAAATGTCTGATGTTAAGCAATTTTCACGGTTGTGTATGCTGTTGCTCATGCTTTTACCTGTGGGGCTTGCCTGTGCCCGGGAGGGAAAATTTATTCCTGACGGCCGCCTTGACGAAGCACTGTGGCAGCAAGCCGGGCTGTTCGGGCAATTTTTTATCACCCAGCCCCTGACCTTGGTCGAAGCGAAAGAAAAAACCACGGCGCTGTTTTATACCGACGAAGCCGGGGTTTATATAGGGTTTATCAACGAGCAGGAAAATTTAACCCGGGTGGGGCGGTTAACCTTGTACGACGAAGATATCAGCGATGACTTTAACGAGGTGATCATCGACTTTAACGGCAAAGGCATCAGGGCCTACGGTTTTAAAGTCAGCCGGGAAAATGCCGCTCAGGACTCCATCTGGAGCAGGGAAACCCAAGAGTCAACCGACTGGAACGGGGAATGGTTTCATGCCTCCTATAGCGGGGAGCACAGCTGGCAGTCGGAAATTTTCATTCCCTGGACCAGCCTTTCCATGGACGTTTCCCCCAAAGATACCCGGGAAATTAAAGTGTATTTTTCCCGCTGGCAGCAAAGCTTAACCCGGCGGCTGGCTTTTCCCGCCATCGACAGTTCGCAAACCCGGTTTCTCGATAATTTTGCCGCCATCGAAGTGAGCACTGAAGATTATTCTTCGCTGGATATTTTTCCCTATGTCTCCATGAACCGGGATTTATTGGCGCACCAAAGTGATGCGGAACTCGGGGCCGATTTTTTCTGGCGTCCTTCCCCCGACAAGCAGTTGGCATTGTCCCTGAATCCTGATTTTGGCCAGGTGGAGTCGGATGAAATCGTGGTGAACTTCTCTGCGATTGAAACCTACCTTGAGGAGAAGCGGCCTTTTTTTCTTGAAAACCATGCCATGTTTGATGTCCGCGGACCGGAGAATTTAATTCTGGTGAATACCCGCAGGGTCGGCGGGCAAGCGTTCGGCCAGGAAAACGGCGCCACCGACATAGATGTTGCCGCGCGTTATACCCAGTTCGGCGATATGTTCGAATACGGCATTTTGGCGGCATCGGAAGATGACAGCCGGAATATCCGGGGCAGGGACTTTCTCTCTGCCCGCATCAGCTACCTGCATGATAACTATAACCTGGGCTTGTTATATAACCTGACCAAAACCCCGCAGGTTGCTCGCAAGGCGCAGGTATGGGGGCTGGACTTTGCCTATGAAATCAATAATAAGCTGCAGCTTTCCGGTGTGTATTTCCACAGTGATATTTCAGCAAACGGGCTTACGGAGGATGTCCGGGACAACGGCTGGTCGTTTACGGCAGATTACCAGGCGTATGATTTCTGGTCCCAGCATCTAACCCTGTACCGTTACGGACGGGATCTTGATATCAATGATTTTGGCTTTGTCGAGCGGGTCAATATTGCCCAAATCGCTTATGACTCGGTTTATGAGTGGCCCAAGGGTTACCGGGCCTGGGGTATCAGTGATTTTATCCTGGAATTTGCCATGGACTATAGTGAAAACGAGCAGGATGATGATTTGCCCATGTCTGCCGAGAGCACTTTTGTGATCAACACCCATGACAATGAAGAATGGGAATTTGAACTCGAATACCGGGAAGAAGGCATAGATGATCTTATTACCTTCGGCTTTAACCCGGCCAGGATCCCGGCAAGCCACGGGGTTAAGCTCAGCTATAAATCAGATCAAAGCCAAGACCTGATCCTGGATATGTCGGTTGCCACGGGAAAATCCGGCTTAAAGGGGCGCTGGACCACCTATGAATTTGAACCCAGCTACCGGTTGAATGAATATGTTGCCCTGGAGTTGGAGCTTACCTATAGCAAACGGGACAGCTGGCTGATTTCCCTTTATGAAGAAGACGAAGAGGATGAAATTGAAGACGAGCCGGAGGATGAAGGCGGCGAAGAGGAAGACGGGGCCAATGTGTTACACGATTACCGCCAGGAAGAATTGTCGCTGGCATTTAACCTGTCGGCACGTTTCGGTGAAAAACATGAGCTGAGGCTCAAGGTGGAAGGCGTGGGCATTAAGGCTTATGGCCTCGATCAGTTTGCCGCCGCCCCTGATGGCGACTTGAATCCGCTTGGCCAGGCACCGGATGACTTTTTTGAAAGCGAGTTTTTTGCCCAAATCAGATACCGCTATCAAATC
Protein-coding sequences here:
- a CDS encoding ribbon-helix-helix protein, CopG family, encoding MKKIDIITVRVDTETGDALRTLAQADERSVAWIARRLITEALETRKRLKSQDDKQHETDEH
- a CDS encoding response regulator transcription factor; translated protein: MKLLIIEDSERLRKSLELGLTRLDFTVAATGDGSKGLELALYQDYDLIILDLMLPSLDGLSILKTLRAKKKNTAVLILSAKDELQDRVKGLEIGADDYLCKPFAFDELHARINCLLRRAHHIELATIEIAGLVIDVALRQVMFKDELIKLTPHEYTIFEHLAANRGRIITYASLENYLYDNFATVTRNAIEAHVSALRRKLRQACGDAVIKTRRGFGYLIEKA
- a CDS encoding DUF5916 domain-containing protein; protein product: MSDVKQFSRLCMLLLMLLPVGLACAREGKFIPDGRLDEALWQQAGLFGQFFITQPLTLVEAKEKTTALFYTDEAGVYIGFINEQENLTRVGRLTLYDEDISDDFNEVIIDFNGKGIRAYGFKVSRENAAQDSIWSRETQESTDWNGEWFHASYSGEHSWQSEIFIPWTSLSMDVSPKDTREIKVYFSRWQQSLTRRLAFPAIDSSQTRFLDNFAAIEVSTEDYSSLDIFPYVSMNRDLLAHQSDAELGADFFWRPSPDKQLALSLNPDFGQVESDEIVVNFSAIETYLEEKRPFFLENHAMFDVRGPENLILVNTRRVGGQAFGQENGATDIDVAARYTQFGDMFEYGILAASEDDSRNIRGRDFLSARISYLHDNYNLGLLYNLTKTPQVARKAQVWGLDFAYEINNKLQLSGVYFHSDISANGLTEDVRDNGWSFTADYQAYDFWSQHLTLYRYGRDLDINDFGFVERVNIAQIAYDSVYEWPKGYRAWGISDFILEFAMDYSENEQDDDLPMSAESTFVINTHDNEEWEFELEYREEGIDDLITFGFNPARIPASHGVKLSYKSDQSQDLILDMSVATGKSGLKGRWTTYEFEPSYRLNEYVALELELTYSKRDSWLISLYEEDEEDEIEDEPEDEGGEEEDGANVLHDYRQEELSLAFNLSARFGEKHELRLKVEGVGIKAYGLDQFAAAPDGDLNPLGQAPDDFFESEFFAQIRYRYQISPLSEIYLVYGRGGESEFARPGPSFSHLIEDAVNHPGEENIFIKARFHF